From a single Plutella xylostella chromosome 5, ilPluXylo3.1, whole genome shotgun sequence genomic region:
- the LOC119692447 gene encoding cytochrome b5, which yields MTTEFTREQVAAHSQPGDAFIIIDNVVYDVTAFLDDHPGGAEVLMDNAGRDASDCFHDIGHSQDARDWMLQFRAGEVAAAERREVRVRSAAWAEPGEGDSLRGLLAAWAPPLALSALAALLYLYLFG from the coding sequence ATGACCACGGAGTTCACGCGGGAGCAGGTGGCGGCGCACAGCCAGCCCGGAGACGCCTTCATCATCATCGACAACGTGGTGTACGATGTGACGGCGTTCCTGGACGACCACCCGGGCGGGGCCGAGGTGCTGATGGACAACGCGGGGCGCGACGCCTCCGACTGCTTCCACGACATCGGGCACAGCCAGGACGCGCGCGACTGGATGCTGCAGTTCCGCGCGGGCgaggtggcggcggcggagcggcGCGAGGTGCGCGTGCGCAGCGCCGCCTGGGCCGAGCCGGGCGAGGGGGACTCGCTGCGCGGGCTGCTGGCCGCCTGGGCGCCGCCCCTCGCGCTCTCCGCGCTCGCCGCACTACTCTACTTGTATCTGTTCGGGTGA